One genomic region from Alteromonas pelagimontana encodes:
- a CDS encoding DcaP family trimeric outer membrane transporter: MRRNINMKNTLQKTTLAVALSVAGWSGVSMAQTDMLAGTNVSFSGYIKADAMVSNYSDGTIASGSVGRDFYIPSLTPVGGNDEGSQFDAHTRQSRFRFATTTPTEEGDTITGVLELDFIVTNDGDERVSNSYNPRIRHAYLQYKNWLIGQTWTTFMDVATLPESLDFIGVTDGTIFGRQTLVRYTNGGLQLALENPETTVTPFQGGSRIVADDNAVPDVVAAYTFKQNWGHVKIAGLVRQLSYDDGVDVDADETSYGLAISSKYNLANGDDIRVLFNAGSGIGRYTALNAINSAVITADGDLEAIDSYGYTLAYRHLWNEKMRSNFMFAALEADNDTELTGLTATESTLSARANLLYSPTKSLTFGGEYAFAKREIEAGIEGDMNRFQFSATYVF, from the coding sequence ATGAGACGGAATATAAATATGAAAAACACACTCCAAAAAACCACCCTCGCCGTTGCGCTTTCTGTTGCGGGCTGGTCCGGCGTTTCTATGGCTCAAACTGACATGCTGGCAGGCACCAACGTTAGTTTCTCCGGTTATATTAAAGCAGATGCAATGGTGAGTAACTACTCGGACGGCACCATTGCTTCGGGCAGCGTTGGGCGCGACTTTTATATTCCATCACTCACGCCAGTGGGAGGAAACGATGAGGGGTCGCAGTTTGATGCGCACACCCGTCAATCCCGCTTCCGATTCGCCACCACCACACCTACTGAAGAAGGTGACACTATCACCGGCGTTCTGGAGTTAGACTTTATTGTTACTAATGACGGGGATGAACGGGTCAGTAACTCCTACAATCCTCGTATTCGTCACGCATATTTGCAGTATAAAAACTGGCTGATTGGGCAAACCTGGACCACGTTTATGGATGTGGCCACGCTACCCGAGTCGCTGGATTTCATTGGCGTAACAGACGGTACCATTTTTGGACGCCAGACGCTGGTAAGATACACAAATGGCGGTCTGCAACTCGCTTTGGAAAACCCTGAGACCACAGTCACCCCCTTTCAAGGCGGAAGTCGCATAGTGGCAGACGATAATGCAGTTCCGGATGTTGTTGCGGCGTATACATTTAAACAAAACTGGGGACACGTAAAAATAGCAGGATTAGTTCGTCAGTTGTCCTATGATGACGGCGTAGATGTTGATGCAGATGAAACCAGTTACGGGCTGGCAATTTCCAGCAAATACAATCTAGCTAACGGTGACGATATTCGCGTACTCTTTAATGCAGGTTCAGGTATAGGCCGATATACTGCTTTAAATGCGATCAATAGCGCTGTGATTACCGCGGACGGGGATCTGGAAGCGATTGATTCTTACGGTTATACGCTGGCGTATCGTCATCTGTGGAACGAAAAGATGCGCAGTAACTTTATGTTTGCCGCCTTAGAAGCTGATAACGATACTGAACTGACAGGTTTAACGGCGACTGAGAGCACCCTTAGTGCACGAGCTAATTTGCTCTATTCCCCTACAAAATCGCTTACTTTTGGAGGCGAGTACGCGTTTGCAAAACGAGAAATTGAAGCTGGCATAGAAGGCGATATGAACCGCTTTCAGTTCTCCGCTACATATGTATTTTAA
- the acs gene encoding acetate--CoA ligase, whose amino-acid sequence MTASKTYPVPEEIKRNTHLTDAQYSQMYKQSVENPAAFWQESAATLEWYAKPTKIKNTDFGPDTVSIKWFEDGELNASYNCIDRHLATKAKKTALYWEGDSPENSEEITYQQLHYEVCKLANGLKNLGVGKGDRVAIYMPMVPQAAYAMLACARIGAVHSVIFGGFSPNAIADRVNDSATKVIITCDEGRRAGRAVPLKKNVDKALSNGACPSITNVIVHKLTGGDVTWNEEVDVTWEDLVEDCSGQCEPEVMNAEDPLFILYTSGSTGTPKGVVHTTGGYLLYASMTFKYTFDYRQDDIYWCTADVGWVTGHSYMVYGPLVNGASQVFFEGVPTYPDVRRIAQVVEKYKVNSLYTAPTAIRALMAHGDKPAEGCNLSSLRILGSVGEPINPEAWEWYHRVLGEGRCPIVDTWWQTETGGIMITPLPGATELKPGSASRPFFGIQPALFDPEGKELDGAAEGNLVIKDSWPGQARTVYGDHERFKSTYFSAYKGAYFTGDGARRDEDGYYWITGRVDDVLNVSGHRLGTAEIESALVAHPKVAEAAVVGYPHDIKGQGIYVYVTPIEGVSPDEELAKELKAWVRAELSPIATPDKIQWSRGLPKTRSGKIMRRILRKIAANEHDQLGDTSTLADPSVVDTLVEERLNK is encoded by the coding sequence ATGACTGCCAGTAAAACGTATCCTGTCCCAGAGGAAATAAAACGAAACACGCATTTGACCGACGCGCAGTATAGTCAGATGTATAAGCAGTCGGTAGAAAATCCCGCTGCTTTTTGGCAAGAGAGTGCGGCGACACTGGAATGGTATGCCAAACCAACAAAAATAAAGAATACAGATTTTGGTCCGGATACAGTTTCCATTAAATGGTTTGAAGATGGCGAACTCAATGCCAGCTACAATTGCATCGATCGGCATCTTGCAACAAAAGCAAAAAAAACCGCCTTATATTGGGAGGGCGACTCTCCTGAAAATAGCGAAGAAATTACTTACCAGCAACTTCATTATGAAGTGTGCAAACTGGCTAATGGATTGAAAAATCTCGGTGTTGGTAAAGGTGATCGTGTAGCGATATACATGCCTATGGTTCCGCAAGCTGCGTACGCTATGCTCGCTTGTGCCAGGATTGGAGCCGTGCATTCTGTTATTTTTGGCGGGTTTTCGCCTAATGCCATTGCCGATCGTGTTAATGACAGCGCGACCAAAGTTATCATTACCTGTGATGAAGGACGCCGTGCCGGACGTGCCGTTCCGCTGAAGAAAAATGTGGATAAAGCGCTTTCCAATGGCGCTTGTCCGTCGATTACCAATGTCATTGTACATAAGTTAACTGGCGGTGACGTTACCTGGAACGAGGAAGTCGACGTAACGTGGGAAGATTTGGTAGAAGATTGTTCGGGGCAGTGTGAACCTGAGGTCATGAACGCCGAAGATCCTCTGTTTATTTTATACACATCTGGATCGACTGGCACACCTAAGGGTGTGGTGCATACCACAGGAGGCTATTTGTTGTATGCTTCCATGACATTTAAATATACCTTTGATTATCGTCAGGACGATATCTACTGGTGTACGGCTGATGTCGGCTGGGTGACCGGACATAGCTACATGGTTTACGGGCCACTTGTAAATGGTGCGTCGCAGGTATTTTTTGAAGGCGTCCCCACCTATCCAGATGTCCGTAGGATAGCGCAGGTGGTTGAAAAGTATAAGGTGAACAGCCTGTACACTGCACCCACTGCTATTCGCGCCTTAATGGCCCATGGCGATAAGCCAGCAGAAGGGTGTAACTTATCGTCTTTGCGGATACTCGGCTCAGTCGGAGAGCCTATTAATCCAGAGGCATGGGAATGGTATCACCGTGTACTTGGAGAAGGGCGTTGTCCGATTGTGGATACATGGTGGCAAACAGAGACAGGTGGCATAATGATCACACCGCTACCCGGCGCTACGGAGTTAAAACCCGGCTCAGCATCGAGGCCTTTTTTCGGAATACAGCCGGCTTTATTTGATCCTGAAGGGAAGGAGCTTGATGGTGCTGCTGAAGGTAACCTTGTTATCAAAGATAGCTGGCCAGGTCAGGCTCGCACAGTGTATGGCGATCATGAGCGTTTTAAAAGTACCTATTTCAGCGCGTACAAAGGGGCGTATTTTACCGGCGATGGCGCTCGTCGTGACGAAGACGGCTACTACTGGATTACAGGTCGTGTAGATGATGTGTTAAACGTATCGGGTCACCGTTTAGGAACCGCAGAAATTGAGAGTGCACTGGTAGCGCATCCTAAAGTGGCGGAGGCGGCGGTGGTTGGATACCCGCACGATATTAAAGGGCAAGGTATTTATGTTTATGTTACGCCTATCGAAGGTGTGTCTCCGGATGAAGAGCTGGCGAAAGAGCTGAAGGCATGGGTGCGAGCTGAACTCAGCCCAATTGCCACGCCGGACAAAATCCAGTGGTCAAGGGGGCTTCCGAAAACACGCTCTGGTAAAATAATGCGCCGTATTTTAAGGAAGATCGCAGCTAACGAGCATGATCAACTTGGCGATACATCAACATTGGCGGATCCCTCGGTTGTTGATACACTCGTTGAGGAGCGCTTAAACAAATAA
- a CDS encoding response regulator transcription factor, producing MITLLIADDHPLYRDALRGALSLSLPDLQLLEAGDLTATVDILEKEDIDLLLLDLHMPGSNDLFGLLHIRKLYPGLPVAVVSGTEDASIISKIVGVGALGFIPKTAGSDDIASAVQVILNGDIWLPASVSEKIEQVDEVFSALADKVASLTPSQYKVLCYMRDGLLNKQIGYNLEIAEATVKAHVTAIFKKLNINNRTQAVLIASQLELEPPVSHH from the coding sequence ATGATAACGCTGCTAATTGCTGATGATCACCCGTTATATCGTGATGCACTACGAGGGGCGTTATCTTTGTCTCTTCCCGACCTTCAGCTGCTGGAAGCGGGGGATCTGACAGCAACAGTCGATATACTTGAAAAAGAAGATATTGACCTGTTGCTACTGGATCTTCATATGCCTGGTAGCAATGACTTATTTGGGCTTTTACATATACGAAAGCTCTATCCTGGTCTTCCGGTTGCGGTGGTATCCGGCACTGAAGATGCGTCTATTATTTCAAAAATTGTAGGGGTTGGCGCACTTGGTTTTATTCCCAAAACCGCTGGGTCGGATGATATTGCCAGTGCTGTTCAGGTTATTTTAAACGGTGATATATGGTTACCGGCTTCGGTGAGTGAAAAAATTGAACAGGTTGATGAAGTGTTTTCGGCGCTTGCTGATAAAGTCGCTAGCTTAACACCATCACAGTACAAAGTGCTTTGCTATATGCGAGACGGATTGCTGAATAAGCAAATAGGCTATAATCTAGAGATAGCTGAGGCCACAGTTAAAGCGCATGTTACCGCTATTTTTAAAAAACTTAATATCAATAACCGAACCCAAGCGGTACTTATTGCTTCCCAACTAGAGCTGGAGCCTCCTGTAAGTCATCATTAA
- a CDS encoding type 2 periplasmic-binding domain-containing protein, which translates to MKCYRCCIIAFFSFLTVAAPKAQADVIAVNDKVSVQPLHIPRVHAGTSPFYNYVVELLQMTMDVTSDQYGKAVLVANAEPTVQERQLRNLQDKYLDVTWSVTSFERERYSQAVYVPIAAGLFGKRLAIIRKNDLRFNSPLPLNKLQKLIAVQEESWPDTTILRSSGFNVIGAPYLPAFKMLKKKFVDYYPRGVLEIGYELENPLHTALTLEPHLVIVYPSAMFFFVSKNNILLAERLEKGLNLLIENGKLQHLLHSQEFYQHAQEQLKSRVQYIIPNPLLSDAAQQAYQHYIPLISKQNYLKREPINDDLQEAPALVGKQ; encoded by the coding sequence ATGAAGTGTTATCGCTGTTGTATCATAGCGTTTTTCAGTTTTTTGACTGTTGCGGCTCCAAAAGCTCAAGCTGATGTTATTGCCGTAAACGACAAGGTTTCTGTTCAGCCACTTCACATCCCTCGCGTACATGCCGGCACTAGCCCGTTCTACAACTATGTGGTTGAGTTGCTACAAATGACGATGGATGTTACCAGCGACCAATATGGCAAGGCTGTTCTGGTTGCCAATGCAGAACCCACCGTTCAGGAGCGTCAACTACGTAATCTGCAAGATAAGTACTTGGACGTTACCTGGAGTGTCACCAGCTTCGAAAGAGAACGATACTCTCAGGCTGTGTATGTGCCCATCGCGGCTGGTCTCTTCGGCAAACGACTCGCTATTATTCGTAAAAATGATCTTCGATTTAACTCCCCTCTCCCATTAAATAAGCTTCAGAAGCTAATAGCTGTTCAGGAAGAAAGCTGGCCCGATACGACAATTTTGAGAAGCAGCGGATTCAATGTCATTGGTGCTCCTTATCTGCCTGCATTTAAGATGCTTAAAAAGAAATTTGTAGATTATTATCCGCGCGGCGTACTGGAAATAGGTTATGAGTTAGAAAATCCTCTTCATACAGCGTTAACTCTGGAACCTCATTTAGTTATTGTCTACCCCAGTGCCATGTTTTTCTTTGTATCTAAAAACAACATATTGCTTGCTGAACGACTAGAAAAGGGGCTAAATCTTCTAATAGAAAACGGAAAATTACAGCACTTGTTGCATAGCCAGGAATTTTATCAGCATGCTCAGGAGCAGTTAAAAAGCAGAGTGCAGTACATAATCCCGAACCCTTTACTTAGCGATGCTGCGCAACAAGCTTATCAACATTATATTCCGCTTATTTCAAAGCAAAATTACTTAAAAAGGGAGCCAATTAATGATGACTTACAGGAGGCTCCAGCTCTAGTTGGGAAGCAATAA
- a CDS encoding ATP-dependent zinc protease family protein translates to MKTTKRVIGALELCDLPDLAISGLNVRVDTGATTSSLHVDNLEEFEKDDELWVSFDIHPDIHNVDRIVRRQAKVLGKKRVKSSTATREKRYVISTPIVMAGEEWIIQITLTDRSEMTYLMLFGREAMNGRFIVDPEYDYVLTEKPDAVEA, encoded by the coding sequence ATGAAAACAACCAAAAGAGTAATCGGCGCATTGGAGCTATGTGACCTGCCCGACCTGGCGATTTCCGGTTTAAACGTGAGAGTAGACACCGGAGCCACCACATCATCTTTACATGTCGACAATCTGGAAGAGTTCGAAAAAGATGACGAACTGTGGGTTAGCTTCGATATTCACCCCGACATTCACAACGTAGATAGAATTGTACGCAGACAGGCAAAAGTTCTGGGGAAAAAAAGAGTAAAAAGCTCTACCGCTACTCGTGAAAAACGTTACGTTATCAGCACCCCCATTGTTATGGCAGGCGAAGAATGGATCATTCAGATCACGTTGACAGACCGCTCAGAAATGACGTATTTAATGTTATTTGGTCGTGAAGCCATGAACGGCCGTTTTATTGTCGATCCTGAATATGATTATGTTCTTACTGAAAAGCCAGATGCAGTAGAAGCCTAG
- a CDS encoding succinylglutamate desuccinylase/aspartoacylase family protein, with protein MSFTELEIGGVVVQPGETAKIELEMPPLYTATNMSIPIYVKRGKRPGPTLFVSAALHGDELNGIEIVGRLIKSKAIAKLRGTLIAVPMVNVYGVLNQSRYLPDRRDLNRSFPGSKKGSMAGRLANLFFKEVVSKCDAGIDLHTGAIHRSNLPQIRADLDDPEVLEMAKAFGVPVLLNADIRDGSLRQAASESGVKILLYEAGQALRYDEFSIRAGVRGIINTMRHLNMLNKSHSKGHDIQRFIARESGWVRAPESGFVTHLAQLGDHVNKGDKLASVADPYGAYLAAITSPAEGVIIGKQNIPLAQEGEAIYHIAYFKQPDSVAEHVELLQDNLVLGDQPLVEE; from the coding sequence GTGAGTTTTACCGAACTGGAGATTGGTGGGGTAGTAGTACAGCCGGGAGAAACGGCAAAAATCGAACTGGAAATGCCTCCTTTGTATACAGCAACGAACATGAGTATTCCCATTTATGTAAAACGGGGAAAGCGCCCGGGCCCTACGCTGTTTGTATCAGCAGCCTTGCACGGCGATGAGCTCAACGGTATTGAAATTGTGGGACGGCTAATAAAGTCTAAAGCCATTGCTAAACTTCGTGGTACGTTGATAGCCGTGCCTATGGTGAATGTTTACGGCGTATTAAACCAGTCCCGTTATCTGCCCGACAGACGGGATTTAAACCGAAGTTTCCCTGGCAGTAAAAAAGGTTCAATGGCTGGACGTTTAGCTAATCTTTTCTTTAAAGAAGTGGTAAGCAAATGCGATGCTGGCATCGATCTCCATACCGGCGCTATCCATCGTAGCAATCTGCCCCAGATCCGCGCCGATCTGGATGATCCGGAAGTGCTGGAAATGGCCAAAGCTTTTGGCGTGCCGGTTTTACTTAACGCAGATATTCGGGACGGTTCCTTACGACAAGCGGCTAGCGAGTCAGGTGTTAAAATATTACTTTACGAAGCTGGCCAGGCTTTACGGTACGATGAGTTTTCCATTAGAGCTGGCGTCCGTGGCATAATTAATACGATGCGTCATTTAAACATGCTTAACAAAAGCCACAGTAAAGGCCATGATATCCAGCGGTTTATCGCCAGAGAAAGCGGCTGGGTACGTGCACCTGAAAGCGGTTTTGTGACTCATCTGGCTCAGTTAGGTGATCATGTTAACAAAGGTGATAAACTGGCTTCAGTTGCAGATCCGTACGGTGCGTATCTGGCGGCCATTACCAGTCCGGCTGAAGGGGTAATAATAGGTAAGCAGAATATTCCATTGGCACAGGAAGGCGAAGCCATTTACCACATTGCCTATTTTAAACAACCCGACTCGGTGGCTGAGCACGTTGAGCTGTTGCAGGATAATCTTGTGCTGGGCGATCAACCTCTTGTCGAAGAATAA
- the rimK gene encoding 30S ribosomal protein S6--L-glutamate ligase, whose amino-acid sequence MRIAILSRNSNLYSTKRLIEAGVNRGHDVDVIDTMHCYMDITSSRPSVRYKGRKLPYYDAIIPRIGASVSFYGTSVVRQFEMMGTYSINESVAISRSRDKLRSLQLLSRKGIGMPRTGFAHHPDRIDDLIKNVGGAPVVIKLLEGTQGIGVVLADTQKAAESIIEAFMGLNASILVQEYIKEAGGADIRCFVVGGKVVAAMKRQAAPGEFRSNLHRGGSASLVRLSPDERKTAVDAAKTMGLNCCGVDILRSNHGPVVMEVNSSPGLEGIEKATSKDVAGMIIEFIERSAKPNSTKTKGKG is encoded by the coding sequence ATGCGTATTGCCATACTTTCTCGCAATTCAAATCTTTATTCTACAAAACGTCTGATTGAAGCAGGTGTAAACCGCGGCCATGATGTCGATGTGATAGACACCATGCATTGTTACATGGACATTACCAGTAGCAGGCCGTCAGTACGTTATAAGGGAAGAAAGTTACCTTATTATGATGCCATTATTCCGCGAATCGGCGCATCAGTGAGTTTTTACGGTACTTCGGTGGTCAGGCAATTCGAGATGATGGGAACCTATAGCATCAATGAATCTGTCGCCATCAGTCGCTCGCGGGATAAATTACGCTCGTTACAGTTGCTCTCGCGTAAAGGTATTGGCATGCCGCGAACGGGCTTTGCCCATCATCCCGACCGTATTGATGATCTTATAAAGAATGTAGGCGGTGCGCCGGTAGTTATCAAGTTACTTGAAGGGACGCAAGGTATCGGCGTGGTACTGGCTGATACACAAAAGGCCGCTGAATCCATTATCGAAGCATTTATGGGACTAAATGCCAGCATTTTGGTGCAGGAATACATAAAAGAAGCAGGTGGTGCGGATATCCGGTGCTTTGTAGTGGGCGGCAAAGTGGTAGCGGCTATGAAACGCCAGGCCGCGCCAGGCGAATTTCGGTCTAATCTGCACCGCGGTGGCTCTGCCAGTCTGGTAAGATTATCGCCGGATGAACGTAAAACCGCAGTGGACGCCGCAAAAACCATGGGCTTGAACTGTTGTGGTGTGGATATTTTGCGTTCTAATCACGGCCCTGTTGTTATGGAAGTTAACTCATCTCCCGGGCTGGAAGGTATTGAAAAAGCCACCAGCAAAGATGTAGCTGGAATGATAATCGAATTTATTGAAAGATCAGCGAAGCCTAACAGTACAAAAACCAAAGGGAAGGGATAG
- a CDS encoding mechanosensitive ion channel family protein yields MLWLEEISQWITSYQSNLIWTGVMLLFYVAVTRFVIPRLERNIESSKLKSSSAIKGLYAARILAATVTLAFIFAAWGFDFSGLLVLSTSILTLTGVALFASWSLISNITAYFILLTNVAYRRGNYLRVLDGDNFIEGYIADINLFNTRLVTQDRETVLYPNNLILTRPIMVNPKAQWGSMGKVTPPPQVTKNDEKA; encoded by the coding sequence ATGTTGTGGTTAGAGGAGATATCACAGTGGATCACGTCCTATCAGAGCAATTTAATCTGGACCGGCGTAATGCTGTTATTCTACGTCGCGGTTACCCGTTTTGTCATTCCCCGATTAGAAAGAAATATCGAGAGTAGCAAACTTAAGTCTTCCAGTGCGATTAAAGGGCTGTATGCTGCGCGCATTCTTGCTGCTACGGTGACGCTGGCATTCATTTTTGCTGCCTGGGGCTTCGATTTCTCTGGTTTGTTGGTACTTTCTACCTCTATTCTTACCCTTACCGGCGTGGCCTTATTTGCCAGCTGGTCGTTAATCAGCAATATAACCGCTTATTTTATCCTGCTGACGAACGTAGCTTATCGGCGCGGGAATTATCTACGTGTTCTCGATGGCGATAATTTTATCGAAGGTTACATCGCCGATATCAATCTTTTTAATACGCGTTTGGTTACGCAGGATCGGGAAACGGTGTTGTACCCTAACAATCTTATTCTCACCCGCCCTATCATGGTAAATCCGAAGGCGCAGTGGGGGTCGATGGGTAAAGTCACCCCTCCGCCACAAGTGACCAAAAATGACGAGAAGGCTTAG